Proteins encoded together in one Psilocybe cubensis strain MGC-MH-2018 chromosome 8, whole genome shotgun sequence window:
- a CDS encoding Alpha-factor-transporting ATPase, producing MSGIELLRYIFSGGLALYNVTFAYPSRPTVPVLSDISLFLPANDTTFIVGSSGSGKSTVTHLLLKIYEPQQGLMNFDEWDMGLLDQTWLRSHVACVGQQGAAGVVIFDEKSIYENIAMALHDHPNGLPSRRQVEGACRAALLHEFVRDLPQGYDTLLGGGAGIGVSGGQKQRLAIARALLRNPAVLILGDLQTRPLPPSTLWRHNKTTIVITHDLSQITAQDFVYVLKDGRVVEQGYRSDLEEVKADYGSDQGEFKKLMDAQRETGGFLPEKDDEEKPVPALDLQEEADENKDKDTPQYLKHQSLTLRPMTFGAWMFYVLDDLIGTKPAIAASATVHPSNETQESLENQPRRGLPTSPDSAHTVNTRRYSLPPTPTSATFTASTYRMSTATAATYKEDDGEEYQDVESEEPLPPFWALMRIAYRSISRKLLLFFGLVVCVMNGAMTPIFSYLLSRLLYVVSIGAQDLNAINTYGGLVLGAAGMEGFLLGVKYFVMETVGISWATSLRKRTCGKIMSQDRAWFDLSKHSPARLVQILIKDGDDARDLIAVVWGQMVVVVAMLSVGLVWALVAGWQLTLAGMAIAPIFAGVMAIQTKLVGRCEVRNKRAREEVARGYYDVSNDYSHPDSVLSTKQTVDYNAM from the exons atgagcggcatcgaacttctgcggTACATT TTTTCCGGCGGCCTCGCTCTTTACAACGTCACCTTCGCCTATCCTTCCAGACCAACTGTACCCGTTCTTTCCGACATATCATTATTCCTTCCCGCCAACGACACGACGTTCATCGTTGGCTCCTCAGGATCTGGGAAATCCACCGTCACACATCTTCTTTTGAAGATTTACGAACCCCAGCAGGGTCTCATGAACTTCGATGAATGGGATATGGGCCTTTTGGATCAAACTTGGCTCCGTTCACACGTTGCGTGTGTTGGTCAACAAGGAGCCGCGGGCGTTGTCATTTTCGATGAGAAGAGCATTTACGAAAACATCGCAATGGCGTTGCACGATCATCCGAACGGACTTCCAAGCCGGAGACAAGTGGAAGGCGCATGCCGTGCTGCATTGCTGCATGAATTTGTGCGAGATCTACCTCAAGGCTACGATACTCTTCTCGGTGGAGGTGCAGGCATTGGTGTCAGTGGTGGGCAGAAGCAGAGGCTTGCGATTGCACGGGCGTTGTTGCGGAATCCAGCTGTTCTGATTCTCGGCGA TTTACAGACGAGGCCACTTCCGCCCTCGACGCTATGGCGACACAACAAAACGACTATTGTTATCACCCACGACCTCTCCCAAATCACCGCTCAGGATTTCGTTTATGTGCTTAAGGATGGCCGCGTCGTCGAACAGGGGTATAGGTCTGACCTTGAGGAAGTCAAGGCCGATTATGGTAGTGACCAGGGCGAGTTCAAAAAGTTGATGGATGCTCAACGCGAGACTGGTGGTTTCCTCCCCGAgaaagacgacgaggagaagcCTGTGCCCGCTTTGGATCTACAGGAAGAGGCCGATGAgaacaaagacaaggatacGCCACAGTACCTCAAGCATCAGAGCCTCACCCTGCGACCAATGACATTCGGCGCGTGGATGTTCTACGTTCTTGACGACCTCATCGGTACTAAGCCTGCCATCGCTGCCTCTGCCAccgtccatccatccaacgAAACTCAGGAAAGTCTCGAAAATCAACCTCGACGCGGC CTTCCAACTTCTCCTGATTCTGCACATACGGTCAACACAAGACGATACAGCCTCCCTCCTACTCCTACCTCCGCGACTTTCACTGCTTCCACCTATCGGATgtcgacggcgacggcggcgaCATATA aagaagacgatggaGAGGAGTATCAAGACGTGGAGAGCGAAGAACCCCTCCCACCGTTCTGGGCGCTCATGCGTATCGCATACAGGTCCATCTCGCGCAagcttctccttttcttcggGCTCGTTGTCTGCGTGATGAACGGTGCCATGACGCCCATTTTCTCCTACCTGCTCTCCCGCCTCTTGTATGTGGTCTCCATTGGCGCTCAGGACCTCAACGCCATCAACACTTACGGTGGACTTGTGCTAGGCGCAGCGGGTATGGAGGGGTTCCTCCTCGGTGTGAAGTACTTTGTCATGGAGACCGTCGGAATCTCGTGGGCCACGTCGCTGCGCAAGCGCACATGCGGAAAGATCATGTCGCAAGACCGTGCATGGTTCGACCTGTCCAAACACTCCCCCGCGCGCCTCGTGCAGATTCTCATCAAGGATGGGGATGACGCGCGGGACCTCATTGCCGTTGTGTGGGGTCagatggtggttgtggtcgCGATGTTGAGCGTGGGTCTAGTGTGGGCGTTGGTGGCGGGGTGGCAACTTACTTTGGCGGGCATGGCGATTGCACCGATTTTTGCGGGTGTGATGGCTATCCAGACCAAGCTTGTGGGGAGGTGCGAGGTCAGGAACAAAAGAGCGAGGGAGGAAGTCGCGAGGGGATACTACGACGTGAGTAATGATTATAGCCATCCAGACTCCGTACTATCAACtaaacagacagtagattacAATGCTATGTAA